In the Rhinatrema bivittatum chromosome 6, aRhiBiv1.1, whole genome shotgun sequence genome, one interval contains:
- the NR4A2 gene encoding nuclear receptor subfamily 4 group A member 2 isoform X2 has translation MPCVQAQYGSSPQGASPASQSYSYHSSGEYSSDFLTPEFVKFSMDLTNTEITATTSLPSFSTFMDNYSTSYDVKPPCLYQMPVSGQQSSIKVEDMPMHSYQQHNHLPPQSDEMMSHSSSVYYKPSSPPTPTTPSFQVQHGPMWDDPGSLHSFHQNYVATTHMIDQRKAPVSRLSLFSFKQSPPGTPVSSCQMRFDGPLHVSMNPEASGAHHVGDGQTFAVPNPIRKQAPMGFPGLQLGHASQLLDNQVPSPPSRGSPSNEGLCAVCGDNAACQHYGVRTCEGCKGFFKRTVQKNAKYVCLANKNCPVDKRRRNRCQYCRFQKCLVVGMVKEVVRTDSLKGRRGRLPSKPKSPQEPSPPSPPFQANPEYQMNGDDTQHIQQFYDLLTGSMEIIRGWAEKIPGFPDLPKQDQDLLFESAFLELFVLRLAYRSNPVEGKLIFCNGVVLHRLQCVRGFGEWIDSIVEFSSSLQSMNIDISAFSCIAALAVITERHGLKEPKRVEELQNKIINCLKDHVTFNNGGLNRPNYLSKLLGKLPELRTLCTQGLQRIFYLKLEDLVPPPAIIDKLFLDTLPF, from the exons ATGCCCTGTGTTCAGGCTCAGTATGGGTCATCGCCTCAAGGAGCCAGCCCAGCTTCCCAGAGCTACAGTTACCACTCTTCAGGAGAATACAGCTCCGATTTCTTAACTCCAGAGTTTGTCAAGTTTAGCATGGACCTCACCAACACTGAAATCACTGCCACCACTTCTCTCCCCAGCTTTAGTACCTTTATGGACAACTACAGCACAAGCTACGACGTCAAGCCACCTTGCTTGTACCAAATGCCCGTCTCCGGACAGCAGTCCTCTATTAAAGTTGAAGATATGCCGATGCACAGCTACCAGCAACACAACCACCTCCCACCTCAGTCCGATGAGATGATGTCGCATTCAAGCTCTGTGTATTACAAGCCATCATCGCCCCCAACTCCTACCACCCCAAGCTTCCAGGTTCAACACGGTCCAATGTGGGACGACCCTGGCTCTCTTCATAGCTTTCATCAGAACTATGTGGCTACCACTCACATGATAGATCAGCGGAAAGCCCCTGTGTCCAGGCTTTCCTTGTTCTCTTttaaacaatctcctccaggaacgCCAGTGTCCAGCTGTCAGATGAGGTTTGATGGCCCTCTCCATGTGTCCATGAACCCCGAGGCATCGGGGGCCCATCACGTTGGAGATGGCCAAACATTTGCAGTTCCTAATCCCATCAGGAAACAGGCACCCATGGGCTTTCCTGGCCTCCAGCTTGGCCATGCTTCCCAGCTGCTGGACAATCAGGTCCCGTCACCTCCTTCTCGAGGGTCTCCTTCCAACGAGGGACTCTGTGCAGTCTGTGGGGACAATGCTGCCTGTCAACATTATGGAGTTCGTACTTGTGAGGGTTGCAAAGGATTTTTCAAG CGCACAGTCCAGAAAAACGCTAAATACGTTTGTTTAGCTAATAAAAACTGTCCCGTTGACAAACGCCGCAGAAACAGATGTCAGTATTGTCGCTTTCAAAAGTGCCTTGTTGTTGGCATGGTCAAAGAAG TGGTTCGTACAGACAGTTTAAAAGGTCGAAGGGGTCGTTTGCCTTCCAAACCGAAGAGCCCCCAGGAGCcgtctcccccctctcccccg ttccAGGCTAACCCCGAGTACCAAATGAATGGAGACGACACTCAGCATATCCAGCAGTTCTATGATCTGTTGACCGGCTCCATGGAGATCATCAGAGGATGGGCAGAGAAAATTCCAGGCTTCCCTGATCTACCTAAACAGGACCAGGATCTTCTCTTCGAATCAGCTTTCTTGGAACTTTTTGTTCTGCGGCTAGCTTACAG GTCCAACCCAGTGGAGGGCAAACTCATTTTTTGTAATGGAGTGGTCTTGCACAGGTTGCAGTGCGTTCGTGGTTTTGGTGAATGGATCGATTCTATTGTTGAATTTTCCTCTAGCTTGCAAAGTATGAACATAGACATCTCTGCCTTCTCCTGCATCGCTGCCTTAGCTGTGATAACAG AGAGGCATGGGCTGAAGGAACCCAAGAGGGTGGAAGAACTCCAAAACAAGATCATTAATTGTCTCAAAGACCATGTGACTTTCAACAATGGAGGGCTGAACCGCCCAAACTATCTGTCCAAACTTTTGGGGAAGCTTCCTGAGCTTCGTACCCTTTGCACGCAGGGGCTGCAGCGCATTTTCTACCTGAAATTGGAAGATTTGGTTCCACCGCCAGCAATAATTGACAAACTCTTTCTGGACACCTTACCTTTTTAA
- the NR4A2 gene encoding nuclear receptor subfamily 4 group A member 2 isoform X3: MDNYSTSYDVKPPCLYQMPVSGQQSSIKVEDMPMHSYQQHNHLPPQSDEMMSHSSSVYYKPSSPPTPTTPSFQVQHGPMWDDPGSLHSFHQNYVATTHMIDQRKAPVSRLSLFSFKQSPPGTPVSSCQMRFDGPLHVSMNPEASGAHHVGDGQTFAVPNPIRKQAPMGFPGLQLGHASQLLDNQVPSPPSRGSPSNEGLCAVCGDNAACQHYGVRTCEGCKGFFKRTVQKNAKYVCLANKNCPVDKRRRNRCQYCRFQKCLVVGMVKEVVRTDSLKGRRGRLPSKPKSPQEPSPPSPPVSLISALVRAHVDSNPAMSSLDYSRFQANPEYQMNGDDTQHIQQFYDLLTGSMEIIRGWAEKIPGFPDLPKQDQDLLFESAFLELFVLRLAYRSNPVEGKLIFCNGVVLHRLQCVRGFGEWIDSIVEFSSSLQSMNIDISAFSCIAALAVITERHGLKEPKRVEELQNKIINCLKDHVTFNNGGLNRPNYLSKLLGKLPELRTLCTQGLQRIFYLKLEDLVPPPAIIDKLFLDTLPF; the protein is encoded by the exons ATGGACAACTACAGCACAAGCTACGACGTCAAGCCACCTTGCTTGTACCAAATGCCCGTCTCCGGACAGCAGTCCTCTATTAAAGTTGAAGATATGCCGATGCACAGCTACCAGCAACACAACCACCTCCCACCTCAGTCCGATGAGATGATGTCGCATTCAAGCTCTGTGTATTACAAGCCATCATCGCCCCCAACTCCTACCACCCCAAGCTTCCAGGTTCAACACGGTCCAATGTGGGACGACCCTGGCTCTCTTCATAGCTTTCATCAGAACTATGTGGCTACCACTCACATGATAGATCAGCGGAAAGCCCCTGTGTCCAGGCTTTCCTTGTTCTCTTttaaacaatctcctccaggaacgCCAGTGTCCAGCTGTCAGATGAGGTTTGATGGCCCTCTCCATGTGTCCATGAACCCCGAGGCATCGGGGGCCCATCACGTTGGAGATGGCCAAACATTTGCAGTTCCTAATCCCATCAGGAAACAGGCACCCATGGGCTTTCCTGGCCTCCAGCTTGGCCATGCTTCCCAGCTGCTGGACAATCAGGTCCCGTCACCTCCTTCTCGAGGGTCTCCTTCCAACGAGGGACTCTGTGCAGTCTGTGGGGACAATGCTGCCTGTCAACATTATGGAGTTCGTACTTGTGAGGGTTGCAAAGGATTTTTCAAG CGCACAGTCCAGAAAAACGCTAAATACGTTTGTTTAGCTAATAAAAACTGTCCCGTTGACAAACGCCGCAGAAACAGATGTCAGTATTGTCGCTTTCAAAAGTGCCTTGTTGTTGGCATGGTCAAAGAAG TGGTTCGTACAGACAGTTTAAAAGGTCGAAGGGGTCGTTTGCCTTCCAAACCGAAGAGCCCCCAGGAGCcgtctcccccctctcccccggtGAGTCTGATCAGTGCCCTGGTGAGAGCCCACGTTGACTCCAACCCAGCAATGAGCAGCCTGGACTATTCCAGG ttccAGGCTAACCCCGAGTACCAAATGAATGGAGACGACACTCAGCATATCCAGCAGTTCTATGATCTGTTGACCGGCTCCATGGAGATCATCAGAGGATGGGCAGAGAAAATTCCAGGCTTCCCTGATCTACCTAAACAGGACCAGGATCTTCTCTTCGAATCAGCTTTCTTGGAACTTTTTGTTCTGCGGCTAGCTTACAG GTCCAACCCAGTGGAGGGCAAACTCATTTTTTGTAATGGAGTGGTCTTGCACAGGTTGCAGTGCGTTCGTGGTTTTGGTGAATGGATCGATTCTATTGTTGAATTTTCCTCTAGCTTGCAAAGTATGAACATAGACATCTCTGCCTTCTCCTGCATCGCTGCCTTAGCTGTGATAACAG AGAGGCATGGGCTGAAGGAACCCAAGAGGGTGGAAGAACTCCAAAACAAGATCATTAATTGTCTCAAAGACCATGTGACTTTCAACAATGGAGGGCTGAACCGCCCAAACTATCTGTCCAAACTTTTGGGGAAGCTTCCTGAGCTTCGTACCCTTTGCACGCAGGGGCTGCAGCGCATTTTCTACCTGAAATTGGAAGATTTGGTTCCACCGCCAGCAATAATTGACAAACTCTTTCTGGACACCTTACCTTTTTAA
- the NR4A2 gene encoding nuclear receptor subfamily 4 group A member 2 isoform X1 produces MPCVQAQYGSSPQGASPASQSYSYHSSGEYSSDFLTPEFVKFSMDLTNTEITATTSLPSFSTFMDNYSTSYDVKPPCLYQMPVSGQQSSIKVEDMPMHSYQQHNHLPPQSDEMMSHSSSVYYKPSSPPTPTTPSFQVQHGPMWDDPGSLHSFHQNYVATTHMIDQRKAPVSRLSLFSFKQSPPGTPVSSCQMRFDGPLHVSMNPEASGAHHVGDGQTFAVPNPIRKQAPMGFPGLQLGHASQLLDNQVPSPPSRGSPSNEGLCAVCGDNAACQHYGVRTCEGCKGFFKRTVQKNAKYVCLANKNCPVDKRRRNRCQYCRFQKCLVVGMVKEVVRTDSLKGRRGRLPSKPKSPQEPSPPSPPVSLISALVRAHVDSNPAMSSLDYSRFQANPEYQMNGDDTQHIQQFYDLLTGSMEIIRGWAEKIPGFPDLPKQDQDLLFESAFLELFVLRLAYRSNPVEGKLIFCNGVVLHRLQCVRGFGEWIDSIVEFSSSLQSMNIDISAFSCIAALAVITERHGLKEPKRVEELQNKIINCLKDHVTFNNGGLNRPNYLSKLLGKLPELRTLCTQGLQRIFYLKLEDLVPPPAIIDKLFLDTLPF; encoded by the exons ATGCCCTGTGTTCAGGCTCAGTATGGGTCATCGCCTCAAGGAGCCAGCCCAGCTTCCCAGAGCTACAGTTACCACTCTTCAGGAGAATACAGCTCCGATTTCTTAACTCCAGAGTTTGTCAAGTTTAGCATGGACCTCACCAACACTGAAATCACTGCCACCACTTCTCTCCCCAGCTTTAGTACCTTTATGGACAACTACAGCACAAGCTACGACGTCAAGCCACCTTGCTTGTACCAAATGCCCGTCTCCGGACAGCAGTCCTCTATTAAAGTTGAAGATATGCCGATGCACAGCTACCAGCAACACAACCACCTCCCACCTCAGTCCGATGAGATGATGTCGCATTCAAGCTCTGTGTATTACAAGCCATCATCGCCCCCAACTCCTACCACCCCAAGCTTCCAGGTTCAACACGGTCCAATGTGGGACGACCCTGGCTCTCTTCATAGCTTTCATCAGAACTATGTGGCTACCACTCACATGATAGATCAGCGGAAAGCCCCTGTGTCCAGGCTTTCCTTGTTCTCTTttaaacaatctcctccaggaacgCCAGTGTCCAGCTGTCAGATGAGGTTTGATGGCCCTCTCCATGTGTCCATGAACCCCGAGGCATCGGGGGCCCATCACGTTGGAGATGGCCAAACATTTGCAGTTCCTAATCCCATCAGGAAACAGGCACCCATGGGCTTTCCTGGCCTCCAGCTTGGCCATGCTTCCCAGCTGCTGGACAATCAGGTCCCGTCACCTCCTTCTCGAGGGTCTCCTTCCAACGAGGGACTCTGTGCAGTCTGTGGGGACAATGCTGCCTGTCAACATTATGGAGTTCGTACTTGTGAGGGTTGCAAAGGATTTTTCAAG CGCACAGTCCAGAAAAACGCTAAATACGTTTGTTTAGCTAATAAAAACTGTCCCGTTGACAAACGCCGCAGAAACAGATGTCAGTATTGTCGCTTTCAAAAGTGCCTTGTTGTTGGCATGGTCAAAGAAG TGGTTCGTACAGACAGTTTAAAAGGTCGAAGGGGTCGTTTGCCTTCCAAACCGAAGAGCCCCCAGGAGCcgtctcccccctctcccccggtGAGTCTGATCAGTGCCCTGGTGAGAGCCCACGTTGACTCCAACCCAGCAATGAGCAGCCTGGACTATTCCAGG ttccAGGCTAACCCCGAGTACCAAATGAATGGAGACGACACTCAGCATATCCAGCAGTTCTATGATCTGTTGACCGGCTCCATGGAGATCATCAGAGGATGGGCAGAGAAAATTCCAGGCTTCCCTGATCTACCTAAACAGGACCAGGATCTTCTCTTCGAATCAGCTTTCTTGGAACTTTTTGTTCTGCGGCTAGCTTACAG GTCCAACCCAGTGGAGGGCAAACTCATTTTTTGTAATGGAGTGGTCTTGCACAGGTTGCAGTGCGTTCGTGGTTTTGGTGAATGGATCGATTCTATTGTTGAATTTTCCTCTAGCTTGCAAAGTATGAACATAGACATCTCTGCCTTCTCCTGCATCGCTGCCTTAGCTGTGATAACAG AGAGGCATGGGCTGAAGGAACCCAAGAGGGTGGAAGAACTCCAAAACAAGATCATTAATTGTCTCAAAGACCATGTGACTTTCAACAATGGAGGGCTGAACCGCCCAAACTATCTGTCCAAACTTTTGGGGAAGCTTCCTGAGCTTCGTACCCTTTGCACGCAGGGGCTGCAGCGCATTTTCTACCTGAAATTGGAAGATTTGGTTCCACCGCCAGCAATAATTGACAAACTCTTTCTGGACACCTTACCTTTTTAA